Proteins encoded in a region of the Carassius gibelio isolate Cgi1373 ecotype wild population from Czech Republic chromosome B5, carGib1.2-hapl.c, whole genome shotgun sequence genome:
- the rplp0 gene encoding 60S acidic ribosomal protein P0, producing MPREDRTTWKSNYFLKIIQLLDDFPKCFIVGADNVGSKQMQTIRLSLRGKAVVLMGKNTMMRKAIRGHLENNPSLERLLPHIRGNVGFVFTKEDLTEIRDLLLANKVPAAARAGAIAPCEVTVPAQNTGLGPEKTSFFQALGITTKISRGTIEILSDVQLIKPGDKVGASEATLLNMLNISPFSFGLIIQQVYDNGSVYSPEVLDITEDALHKRFLEGVRNIASVCLQIGYPTLASIPHSIINGYKRVLSVAVETDYSFPLAEKVKAFLADPTAFAVAAPVASAAVEKSAAPAAKEEAPKEESEESDEDMGFGLFD from the exons ATGCCCAGGGAAGACCGGACCACGTGGAAGTCCAACTACTTTCTGAAAATCATC CAACTGTTGGATGACTTCCCCAAGTGTTTCATCGTGGGCGCTGACAATGTCGGCTCCAAGCAGATGCAGACCATCCGTCTGTCCCTGCGGGGCAAGGCCGTCGTGCTCATGGGCAAAAACACCATGATGAGGAAGGCCATCCGTGGCCACCTGGAGAACAACCCGTCTCTGGAGAG GCTGCTTCCACACATCCGTGGAAATGTGGGCTTCGTCTTCACCAAGGAGGATCTGACTGAGATCCGGGATCTGCTGCTGGCAAACAAA GTGCCCGCTGCTGCCCGTGCTGGAGCCATCGCCCCGTGTGAGGTGACCGTCCCGGCTCAGAACACCGGACTCGGTCCGGAGAAGACCTCCTTCTTCCAGGCTTTGGGAATCACCACAAAGATCTCCAGAGGAACCATTGAAATCCTG AGCGACGTTCAGCTGATTAAACCTGGAGACAAGGTGGGCGCCAGCGAGGCCACGCTGCTCAACATGCTGAACATCTCGCCCTTCTCTTTCGGGCTGATCATCCAGCAGGTGTATGATAACGGTAGCGTCTACAGCCCCGAGGTGCTGGACATCACTGAAGACGCCCTGCACAAGAGGTTCCTTGAG GGTGTGAGGAACATCGccagtgtgtgtctgcagatcGGATACCCGACGCTCGCCTCCATCCCTCACTCCATCATTAACGGATACAAGAGGGTCCTGTCTGTCGCCGTGGAAACAGACTACTCCTTCCCATTGGCTGAGAAG GTGAAGGCCTTCCTGGCTGATCCCACTGCTTTCGCTGTCGCTGCTCCTGTTGCTTCGGCTGCGGTGGAGAAATCTGCAGCTCCTGCGGCCAAAGAGGAGGCGCCCAAGGAGGAGTCTGAAGAGTCTGACGAGGACATGGGCTTCGGCCTGTTTGATTAA